The region GCAATACCGATCTGGGGCTTCTCCCAGTCGGCGTCGCCCATGCCGACGGCGCGGAGCATTCCGCGCGACGTCGTGGCTTCGATACCGTCGGTGACGGTGCGGGAGCGGGGCTTGATGTCGATGGCGTCTCGGGGTGTGTCCGGCATGTTACGAGTGTAATGAACGCAACTGACCGAGCGTTGCACAGTGCACGCTCAGTCGGCCTCTCGCTTCGCCTCGCGCTTCGCCGCCTCGAGCGTCTCGGCCGTCGCGCGCTCGACCGCCTCCTCGAGTTCGTCGGTGATCATCAGCTCGTGGTTGAAGTTCGCCGTGCGGTAGCCGGCCCGGCCGACCATGTGCGCGGAGATCGGCGCGGTGAGCATCTGAAAGAGCACCACCGGGATGAGCAACAGCAGGGTCGACCACTCGCGCGATTCGAGAGCGATCGCGAGCACGACGAAGATCAGCCCGAGGATCTGCGGCTTGGTGGCGGCGTGCATGCGGCTGAGCGCGTCGGGGAACCGCACGAGGCCGACACCGGCGGCGAGCGACAACAACGCGCCGAGCAGGAGGCAGATGGCGGCGAGGAGGTCGAGAATGTCGTTGGTCATCGCGCGCTGCCTTCGTCTGCTGCATCCGGTTCGTCGCCTATCTCGACCGACTCGTCGACCGGACCCGACGTCGCCGACGCGCTCTCGCCGAGCGGGCTGTCGACGCCCACCGGAACGCCGGCCGGGCGGTCCTGCTTCGAGACGTACCGCGCGACGGCGATCGTCGCGAAGATCGCGGTGCTGGCGAGCACGACCATGAGCGGGATCGTTCGGGTGTGTCCGTTGTAGACCATCTCGGCACCGACGACCAGCATCAGGGTAGTAAGCAGCACGTCGGAGGCGATCATGCGGTCGAGGATCGAGGGCCCGCGCACGATGCGGAAGACGGTGAGCAGGGCGGCCAGCGTGAACAGCACGCCGACGATCGCGTAGATGACGGTCATGCGCCCAACCTCTCGAGGTCGTCGTGGGAGCCGAGCGCGCGCACGATGCGGCGCTCGATCAGGAGAACCCGCCGACGGGCGTTCTCGACGGCCTCGACCGTCGGGGTGTTGAGCACGTGCAGGTAGAGGATCGAGTTCGCCCGGTCGGCCTCGAGCACGAGGGAACCGGGGATGAGCGACAGAGCGATCGCCGTGAGCGTCATGATCAGGTCGGACCGGGTGTAGAGCTGCACCGCTATGACGGCGTTCTGCCGGGCCGGGCGGCGCCCGAAGGCCTGGGCGGCCACGATGAACGATGCGCCGACGAGCTGCGAGGTGAAGGTGGCGATGAACACGGCGAGGTGCCCGGGGTGCAGTCTGCCGGTGAGGTCGACGGGTGGCAGGTAGAAGACGCGTGTGACGACGATCGCGAGGACGAGCCCGGTCACCAGGTTGAGCACGGAGACGTTGCCCCAGAGCAGCATCCAGAGCACGACGAGGGCCACGATGAGCGGGATCTGGTGCAGGAACCGCACCCGCCGGTGCTTGTTGGCAGCGTGGTCAGTCATCGATACCCCCGGGGAAGACGATGTCGACGTAGAACGACGGGCCCTCGAGGTTCTCGCCCGCGCGCGCCGCGATCGCGTAGAGCGGTCCGGCGAAGACGGTGAGGGCCACGCTCGCGACCACCATGCCCGCCGTCGCGGCGACCATCAGCTTCGGCGCGGTGCGCGTGGCGCGCATCACCGGGGCGTTGGGGGCCTCGGACACGTTGCGCAGCAGGGTCGACTCGTAGTTCTCCACCTCGGAGGCCGAGCGCCAGAACGCCATGTTCCACACGCGCACGAGCGCGTAGAGGGTGAGCAGCGACACGAGCGCGCCCGCCGCGATGAGCACATAGGCGAGCGGGGTGCCCTGCGCCGCACTCGCCTCGAACAGCGCCAGCTTGCCGATGAAGCCGGAGAACGGCGGGATGCCGCCCAGGTTGAGGGCCGGGATGAAGTAGAGCACCGCGATCACCGGCGCCGCCTTCATCAGCCCGCCGAGCTTCGTGATCGACGTGGTTCCGCCCACCCGCTCGATCAGTCCGGCGGCGAGGAACAGGGTCGCCTGCACGATGATGTGGTGCACGATGTAGTAGATCGCCGCACCGGTGCCCGCCGCCGTTCCGAGCGAGATGCCGAGGATCATGTAGCCGATGTGGCTCACGAGCGTGAACGAGAGGATGCGCTTTATGTCGGCCTGCGAGACCGCTCCGAGCACACCGA is a window of Conyzicola nivalis DNA encoding:
- a CDS encoding Na+/H+ antiporter subunit E, with the translated sequence MTDHAANKHRRVRFLHQIPLIVALVVLWMLLWGNVSVLNLVTGLVLAIVVTRVFYLPPVDLTGRLHPGHLAVFIATFTSQLVGASFIVAAQAFGRRPARQNAVIAVQLYTRSDLIMTLTAIALSLIPGSLVLEADRANSILYLHVLNTPTVEAVENARRRVLLIERRIVRALGSHDDLERLGA
- the mnhG gene encoding monovalent cation/H(+) antiporter subunit G, which translates into the protein MTNDILDLLAAICLLLGALLSLAAGVGLVRFPDALSRMHAATKPQILGLIFVVLAIALESREWSTLLLLIPVVLFQMLTAPISAHMVGRAGYRTANFNHELMITDELEEAVERATAETLEAAKREAKREAD